The region TACCGAGCGCCGGGGCGCTGAGTGCCCTGATGCAGACGGCCCCGGACCCGTACTCCGACGATCCACTACCGGAGTTCGCCGGCAATCTGCTGGCCCGCATCGGCGAGATGCTCGGGGCGGCCGGCGGGTCCGTACGCCTTGATCGGGGTGACGGGGCGGGCGATCAGCTCCTCGCCCGATACGGACGACAGCCCCGCTCCGGCGACGCCCTGGTCCGGGTGCCACTGGCGGTGAACCGGCCCTACTCCGGGGAACTGGAACTCGACGCGGCCCCCTCGGCGTACGCCCGGCCGCTGGCCGCCCTGATGGCGGAACGGCTCTCCCTGCACCTGGAGAACGATCGGCTTCGCCGGGCGGACGTACGCCGCCAGACCTGGTTGACCTTCCTCGCCGAGGCGAGCGAACTGCTTGCCCAGTCCCTCGACGTCGAGCTGACCATGGCGTTGATCCCGCAGCTCGTGGTGCCCCGACTCGGCCAGTGGTGTGCGGTACACATCACCGACGAGTGGGGTCGACTCCGGCTCGCGGCGGCGAGCCACGCCGATGAGTCGATGCTGCCGCAACTGCACGAGGTGCTCGACGAGAGCGGTCCCGATTCGGCCCAGGCCCGGCTTCGGGAGGCCTCCCGGATCGGTACGCAGGTGCCGATCGGCGGGCCGATGGACGGCTTCGCGGTGCCTCTGGTCGCGCGGGGGCAGCGGCTCGGCACCCTGGCGGTCGGGCGGCACCAACGCCACCGGCACGATCCCGACGAGATCGCCGTGCTGGAGGACGTGGCCCGGCGGGCGGCGCTGGCGATCGAGAACGCCCGGATCCACGCGGAGCGGCGGCGGGTCGCGCAGACCCTGCAACAGTCCCTCCTGCCGCCGGTGCTTCCGGTGGTGGACGGAATCGGATTCGCCGCCGAGTACGTGCCGACCGGTGACGACGCCGAGGTGGGCGGCGACTTCTACGACGTACTGCCGCTACCCGACGGCCGGTGGTTGGTGGCTGTCGGCGACGTCTCGGGCAAGGGGGTCCAGGCCGCCGCCGTCACCGGGCTGGTCCGCGATGTGATCCGGGTGCTGGTCGGCGACGGCAAGCCACTGCCGGAGGCACTGTCCCGGCTCAACGAGACGCTGCTCGAACGTGGTGCTGGCCGCTACTGCACGCTGGCGCTGGCCGCCGTGGGACGGGGGCCGGACGGGCAGCTCGACGTGTCCCTACATCTCGCCGGTCACGACCGGCCGGTCCTGGTCCGGGGCAGCGGTCGGGCCGACTTCGTCGGGACCGGCGGCACCGCCCTGGGTCTGCTGGACTCCATCGCCACACCGGCTGCGGACGTGCTGCTGGGCCCGGGTGACGCGCTGGTCTTCTTCACCGACGGCGTGACCGAGCGGCGGCGTGGGCGGGAGCTGTTCGGCACTGATCGGCTCCGGGACGCCACGGTGCCGCTGGCCGGCTATTCGGCCGAGGTGATGGCCGCCCGGCTCCGCTCCACCGCGATCGGTTTCTCCGCCGAGTCGCCACGCGACGACATCGCTATCCTGGTACTGCGTAATGACATGATCGGCTGAGCCGACATCGACGAATCGTCGAAGGACACCGCCGGTACGGCAAGCCGAAGCGCCTTACGGACGAGGGCGTCGGCCATATCTGGGAAGGTCCTACCCATGGTCCGCATGCTCCTTGGGCGCCGCGCCGCCAGCGCCTCACCGAGCGCCGGGCAGGACCCCCGTCCGCGTTCCGGGCCACGGAACCGGGACCGCTACCTGGACCTGTGGCGTGCGGCCGCACTGGTACGGGTGGTCGTCTACCACGTCTTCGGCTGGGTCTGGCTGACCGTCCTCTTTCCCGCGATGGGGCTGATGTTCGCCCTGGCGGGCTCCCTGATGGCCAGTTCCCTGGACCGTAGCGGGCCGAAGGCGATCGCCCGCCGGCTCCGCCGACTGCTTCCACCCCTGTGGGCGTTCGCGGCGGTGGCCGTACCGCTCATGCTGTTCACCGGATGGGGGGCGGCCCCCACCGCCCACCTCGGCTGGGGTGAGCTGCTCTGGTGGATCTTCCCGGCGCGTACGCCACCGACCGGGAGCCAGTCCTGGGCCTGGGCGTTCAACGCGGTGCTCTGGTACATCGTCACGTACCTGTGGCTGGTGCTGCTCTCGCCCGCCCTGCTGGCCGCCTTCCGCCGCTGGCCGTGGCGCACCCTCGCCGTGGCGGTCGCCGTACCCGTGGCGTCCCTGTTCGGCGTGGTGCAGATCGGCGGCTACTTCAACGAGCAGGCGACCAATGTCGGCACCTACGTGGCGTGCTGGCTGCTCGGCTTCGCCCACCACGACGGCCTGCTCAAGCGACTGCCGGCCCGCCGGTACGCCATCGCGGTGGCCGCGTTCGCGCTCGCCGGCGCCGCCTGGGTGCTCGCCGCCGCCTGGTCGAGCGGCAGTTTCGACCTCAACCGCATCCCCGGCGGCAACACTTTCTGGTCGATCGCATTCGTCGCCACGGTGCTGCGGTTCCGCCCCCGACTCGACTGGCTGGCCCAAATCCGGCCGTTGAACCGGACGGTGGAGTTGCTGAACGCCCGGGCGGTCACCATCTACCTGTGGCACATGCCAGCCGGCCTGCTCGCCGCCATCGGACTCAGCTCGATGGTGCTCTCCGACTGGGCCGGCAACGTCGTGCTCCGGTTGACCGTGGTGTGGCTGCTCACCGCGGTGGCGGTGGCCCTGCTCGGCTGGGTCGAGGATCTCGCCGCCCGGCGGTCGCCCACCCTGATCCCGCGTACCGGCACCTCGCCGAAGGCCACCGTTCGGCCCGTG is a window of Micromonospora polyrhachis DNA encoding:
- a CDS encoding SpoIIE family protein phosphatase; its protein translation is MSAEAGPAFTSGADEHVRRVRLPADRRTPATARAIVRSVLAEANLDELLDEALLLTTELSTNAVEHAGTELDIEVVADRHGLTVTVSDFAPGRIGDVIARPRIDATDIAEVSERGRGLLLVDHFASRWGTTHQPTGKGVWFRLDRKHAAPGANPGTNPGRSDPATVAAGPLAGASDPPPERAVPSAGALSALMQTAPDPYSDDPLPEFAGNLLARIGEMLGAAGGSVRLDRGDGAGDQLLARYGRQPRSGDALVRVPLAVNRPYSGELELDAAPSAYARPLAALMAERLSLHLENDRLRRADVRRQTWLTFLAEASELLAQSLDVELTMALIPQLVVPRLGQWCAVHITDEWGRLRLAAASHADESMLPQLHEVLDESGPDSAQARLREASRIGTQVPIGGPMDGFAVPLVARGQRLGTLAVGRHQRHRHDPDEIAVLEDVARRAALAIENARIHAERRRVAQTLQQSLLPPVLPVVDGIGFAAEYVPTGDDAEVGGDFYDVLPLPDGRWLVAVGDVSGKGVQAAAVTGLVRDVIRVLVGDGKPLPEALSRLNETLLERGAGRYCTLALAAVGRGPDGQLDVSLHLAGHDRPVLVRGSGRADFVGTGGTALGLLDSIATPAADVLLGPGDALVFFTDGVTERRRGRELFGTDRLRDATVPLAGYSAEVMAARLRSTAIGFSAESPRDDIAILVLRNDMIG
- a CDS encoding acyltransferase family protein, yielding MLLGRRAASASPSAGQDPRPRSGPRNRDRYLDLWRAAALVRVVVYHVFGWVWLTVLFPAMGLMFALAGSLMASSLDRSGPKAIARRLRRLLPPLWAFAAVAVPLMLFTGWGAAPTAHLGWGELLWWIFPARTPPTGSQSWAWAFNAVLWYIVTYLWLVLLSPALLAAFRRWPWRTLAVAVAVPVASLFGVVQIGGYFNEQATNVGTYVACWLLGFAHHDGLLKRLPARRYAIAVAAFALAGAAWVLAAAWSSGSFDLNRIPGGNTFWSIAFVATVLRFRPRLDWLAQIRPLNRTVELLNARAVTIYLWHMPAGLLAAIGLSSMVLSDWAGNVVLRLTVVWLLTAVAVALLGWVEDLAARRSPTLIPRTGTSPKATVRPVEAPSTLTTSTESTPALPVPRRIGPGDRWHRGMVATVATLAACLAFTALNVLPGTPTQSQDRHPRHETMHYLSDLLLVLEDPSAPEPAAQSIPLPPTPTNVDDARPRGVVTPAPSRLRVHPPPGCERLRAVIEVVDTDNDGVQVTFAVRTDGVTVYESSARSRGDLAEEIDVDVTEATFVDLVATSSAGRASTIWADGRFVCIS